The sequence below is a genomic window from Polynucleobacter sp. MWH-UH19D.
GCAGCCTTTATTGACGCATTAAAAGCAATTTTGGCAAGCGAATGACCATTATTAATCCTTCGAGCAATTACGGAACCGTCACCATTGTGGGTGTTGGTCTAATTGGCGCCTCTCTGGGTCTGGCTCTCAAAAAAGCAGGGGTTGTCACAAAAGTTCTAGGTGTTGGTCGTAGCAAAGAGAATTTAGATCAAGCGCTAAAGATGGGCGCAATCGATGGTGTGGTCGATTTAGTGGAGGCTACAAAGCAGTCTGATGTCATCGTGCTTTGTGTACCCGTTGCGCAAATGCGCGCGGCATTCGAGGTAATGGAGCCACATCTTGAGTCGCGCACCATGCTCACGGATGCTGGCAGTATTAAAGGCGATGTGATTTTGGCCGCCAAAGAAGTCTTGGGTAAAAAGGCTTGCCAATTTGTACCAGCTCATCCTATTGCTGGCGGTGCGCAACATGGCGCTTGCGCCGCTAAAGCGGATTTGTTTCAAGGCAAGCAAACCATTATTTGCCCGCTACAAGAAAATTCACCAGAAGATACTGCTTTAGTCGCTGGATTTTGGGAGTCAGCAGGATCTGTAGTGAAGAAAATTGGAGTTGTGCAGCATGATGCGATTTATGCCGCAGTCTCACACTTGCCGCATATTTTGTCTTATGCCTTAATGGCTAGCGTAGTGAACTCCGAAGACGCGGATCAGAAGCTGGGTCATGTTGGCGCAGGGTTTAAAGATTTCACGCGCATTGCCGCGTCGAGTCCTGAGATGTGGCGTGATATTTGCTTGGGTAACCGCACTGCAATTCTGAAAGAACTCGATCAGTATTTATTAATCGTCAATCACATGCGTAAGTTGATTGCAGAAAATGATGGTGCTGGTTTAGAAAAATTATTCAATAAGGCAAGTAAAGCACGCCAAGACTTGGATGCATCTGAATGAGTGGTTTGCCCGATATCAGTATTGGTCCATTCAAACGAGCGCAAGGCTCGATTGTCTTGCCAGGCTCAAAGAGCATTTCCAATCGTGCGCTCTTGTTAGCGGCACTTTCTTCTGGAACAACAACCCTCAAGAATTTATTGGACGCCGATGACACTCAAGTCATGCGCAATGCCTTGCGTCAGTTGGGTTTGACGGTTACCGATAAAGATAATCATCTGTGCGTGGTTGAGGGCTGTGGCGGTAAATTTCCTGTGCAAGATGCAGATCTTTTTATGGGTAATGCGGGCACTGCTATTCGTCCATTAACTGCCGCCCTAGCAATGCAAGGTGGTAACTATCGCCTGTCAGGTGTTGCACGCATGCACGAAAGACCAATTCGGGATTTAGTTGATGGTTTACGTCAAGTAGGCGCAAAGATTGAATACGAATTGCAAGACGGCTATCCACCCATCAAGATTTTGGCTTCGCCTATTCAGATTAAAGATGTGGTGAAAGTGCGCGGCGATGTATCTAGCCAATTCTTAACCGCTTTGCTGATGGCTTTGCCTTTGGTAGCTACTGAACCAGTGCGTATCGAAGTGGTTGGTGAATTAATTTCTAGGCCATACATTGATATCACCTTGAAGTTGATGGCGAGGTTTGGAGTAACTGTTGCGTGTCCTGATGCGCAGTCTTTTGTGATCCCAGCTAAAACATCTGATGCGGTCTACAAGAGCCCCGGTCAGTTTTCAGTTGAGGGCGATGCTTCTTCCGCCTCTTACTTCTTGGCTCTAGGCGCTATTGGTGGTGGCCCAGTTCGGGTATTAGGTGTTGGCAAGGAGAGTATTCAAGGGGATGTGGCGTTTGCTGATGCACTTGCCTTAATGGGTGCCAAGATTACTGCTGGTGAAGATTGGATAGAAGTCGCTGGCGTAAAAAATGCTAACGGCAAACTTAATGGCATCACTTTAGATTGCACTGAAATTCCGGATGCAGCGATGACTCTGGCGGTTGCTGCATTATTTGCTGATAGCCCAACGCGCTTAAACAATATTGCGAGCTGGCGTGTAAAAGAAACCGATCGCATTGCCGCGATGGCAAAAGAATTGAAAAAAGTGGGGGCAGCAGTTGAAGAGGGGGCTGACTATATTGTGGTAAATGCGCCAGCATCACTCAGTGATTGGAAGTCTCCAAGTGAGGGGATTGATACCTACGATGATCATCGCATGGCAATGTGCTTTTCATTGGCTGCGTTTGGACCGAATGCACTCAAGATCAATGATCCAAACTGTGTGGCTAAAACGTTTCCAACCTATTTTTCGGAATTTGCGACGGTAGTTGCGTAATTTCTTAAGCTTTTTATGAGTCAATTCCCAGTCATTGCCATCGATGGACCTACTGCCTCTGGCAAAGGTACGGTTGCATCTCTAGTGGCCCAAAAGCTGGGCTTTCATTATTTGGATAGTGGTGCCTTGTATCGTTTGGTGGCTCTGGCTAGCGAAAAGCGGGAAATCGACCCCAAAAATGGTCCAGAATTAGGTCTTTTAGTGCCTAAGTTATTGATTTCATTTAAAAATAATCAAGTTTT
It includes:
- the aroA gene encoding 3-phosphoshikimate 1-carboxyvinyltransferase, with the protein product MPDISIGPFKRAQGSIVLPGSKSISNRALLLAALSSGTTTLKNLLDADDTQVMRNALRQLGLTVTDKDNHLCVVEGCGGKFPVQDADLFMGNAGTAIRPLTAALAMQGGNYRLSGVARMHERPIRDLVDGLRQVGAKIEYELQDGYPPIKILASPIQIKDVVKVRGDVSSQFLTALLMALPLVATEPVRIEVVGELISRPYIDITLKLMARFGVTVACPDAQSFVIPAKTSDAVYKSPGQFSVEGDASSASYFLALGAIGGGPVRVLGVGKESIQGDVAFADALALMGAKITAGEDWIEVAGVKNANGKLNGITLDCTEIPDAAMTLAVAALFADSPTRLNNIASWRVKETDRIAAMAKELKKVGAAVEEGADYIVVNAPASLSDWKSPSEGIDTYDDHRMAMCFSLAAFGPNALKINDPNCVAKTFPTYFSEFATVVA
- a CDS encoding prephenate dehydrogenase/arogenate dehydrogenase family protein, whose amino-acid sequence is MTIINPSSNYGTVTIVGVGLIGASLGLALKKAGVVTKVLGVGRSKENLDQALKMGAIDGVVDLVEATKQSDVIVLCVPVAQMRAAFEVMEPHLESRTMLTDAGSIKGDVILAAKEVLGKKACQFVPAHPIAGGAQHGACAAKADLFQGKQTIICPLQENSPEDTALVAGFWESAGSVVKKIGVVQHDAIYAAVSHLPHILSYALMASVVNSEDADQKLGHVGAGFKDFTRIAASSPEMWRDICLGNRTAILKELDQYLLIVNHMRKLIAENDGAGLEKLFNKASKARQDLDASE